The genomic region ATATCATTTGATTTTGCTGGCAATGAACAATACTGGCTATCAAAATTTAATGAAGCTTAGTACTATTGCAAATCTCGACGGGTATTACTATTTCCCACGGATTGATCATGATTTACTTGAACAATATAGCGAAGGGGTCATCGCATTAAGTGCGTGTATGGGGGGTGAGCTTGGCGACGCATTGAAGAATGGACAATACAAAACAGCCAAACAGATTGCTACGTGGTACCAGAAAACTTTCAAAGATCGGTATTATTTGGAGATCCAGGATCACGGACATCCAGATAATCCACTATATAACGAAGAGCAGGGAGAGATTAATAAGCAAGTTCTTCAAATCGGTAAAGAATTGAACATCAAAGTGGTGGTCACCTGTGATGCTCACTATCTGAAACACGAAGACCAAGACGCTCATGAGGTATTGTTGTGTGTTGGCACGGGATCATTATTATCTGACGAAAAACGTATGTCATTGAAGGAGTTTCCGCTTCATGTTACTGACCCTAAAGAAATTATTAAAAGGTGGGGAACAGAACATCCTGAGGTAATTATAAATACCAAAGAAATTGCCGATCGTTGCAGTGTTTCGATAAAGCTTGGCGATATTTTGATACCAAAATTTCCTGTCCCCAAAAAAGAAACCGAAAAGACCTATCTGCACAAGTTAGTTTACCAAGGTTTAGCTTGGAGGTACGGGAATCAATCTTTTGAAAAATCAAAAGAGTTAGGAGTATCCAAGGCTCAGAAAACCTTACCTGACAATATTGCCGAAAGAGCTTCATATGAATTGAAGGTCATAGATACAATGGGTTTCAATGGGTATTTCTTAATAATTTCCGATTTTATTAATTGGGGGAAAAACCAAGGTATTGTTTTTGGTCCAGGTCGTGGAAGCGCGGCAGGATCGATTATTGCCTATGCCTTGCGCATCACTGAGCTTGACCCGATGCAATACGATTTGCTGTTTGAGCGGTTTTTAAACCCAGATCGTATTTCTATGCCAGATATCGATATAGATATCCAAGATACTCGCAGAGATGAGGTTATACAATATTGTGTTGAGAAATATGGCTCGGAAAGGGTGGCGAATATTGTTACTTTTGGTCGTATGGCTGCGCGAAATGCTGTACGTGACACCGCAAGGGTACTAAATGTTCCATATGCTGATGCCGACAGGCTAGCTAAGATGATTCCACCTCCAGTTCAGGGGCGACACATACCTCTAAAAAAATCTCTGGAAGATAATTTTGAACTAAAATCAGAATATCAAAATAACCCAGTCGCCAAGCAAGTCTTTGATTTTGCCACTCAACTTGAAGGAACAATAAGATCTCATGGAGTTCATGCGGCGGGCGTTGTAATTGCACCTGATGATATAGTGAAGTATGCCCCACTTGAGAGGGCGCAAAAGGGGGTGATATCTACTCAATACTCAATGGGGCCAATCGAGGAGCTGGGGTTGCTCAAAATGGATTTCTTAGGACTTTCAAACTTATCGATAATAAAAAACGCACTGAGAATTATAAAAAAGGTTCATGGTAAAGATATTGATATCGACAATCTGCCTTTAGACGACGATAAAACATACAAACTATTACAAGCCGGCGATACAACAGGAGTATTTCAGTTGGAGTCAGCGGGTATGAAGCGTTATTTAAAAGAACTAAAGCCTTCGCAGTTTGAAGATGTTGTAGCGATGGTTGCTTTGTATCGACCGGGACCTATGCAGTTTATTGATGAATTTATCGGACGAAAACGTGGAACAATGAAGATACAATATCCTCACCCTTCTATGGAAAATGCATTAAAAAACACCTATGGAGTCTTAGTTTATCAAGAACAGGTTATGCAGATAAGCAAAGAGGTTTGTGGCTTTAGTGGTGGTGAGGCTGACACATTAAGAAAGGCTATTGGCAAGAAGAATGCTGAACTGATGGCCAAAATGAAAGATAAAATGATTGTTGGTGGCCAAAACCAATCTGGAATCAGTAAATCTGTAATGGAGAAGTTCTGGAAGCAATTAGAAGATTTCGCTGCATACTGTTTTAATAAATCTCACGCTGCTTGCTATGGGCTCATTGCCTATCAAACTGCATACTTAAAGGCACATTATCCTTCGGCCTTCATGGCGGCATTGATGACTAGTGCTTACGGTGATACTGATCGATTAGCCATAGAGATTAAAGAGTGTAGCAATATGGGTATAGAGGTTTTGCAACCAGACGTTAATGAATCGTTCTTAGAATTTGCTGTTGTTCCAGAGTCATTGCAAATCCGATTTGGGATGAGTGCTATAAAGAATGTTGGTACGAATGCGGTGGAAGAGATATTAAGAGTCCGACAACAAAACAGAAACTTCAAAACAATCGATGATTTTTTTGCAAATGTAAACCCAAGTATAGTTAATAGAAAAAATATAGAGAGCTTAATTAAGGCTGGCGCATTCGATAGTTTGGCAGATAGATTGCAGTTACTTGATAACCTTGATTTGATTATGGCTTTTGCTTCAAAGATTCAAAAAGAACAAAATAGTGGCCAAACCGATCTATTCGGTAACTTAGATGGTGAATCGGCTAGACCAGAATTAACACTTGGTCCAATTGTTGGTTCCTATAATTCTAATGATAAATTATTTTGGGAGCGAGAGTTATTGGGCTTATATATTTCTCAGCACCCACTTGATGCATACAAAAACATTCTTGCCGAAACTACAGTTGATATTAAACAGATCAAGCCAAGTCACGACTCTAAAGTAGTCGCAATAGGAGGATCGGTAATTGATGCCAGAGAGATTGTAACCAAAAGTGGCCAAAAGATGGCATTTATTCAGCTGACTAACGGAGAGAAAGAAATTGAGCTAATAGTTTTCCCTAGCGTGTTTCAGCAAACTATTGGAATATGGAACAAAGATACTGTTGTTATTGTAAAAGGAAAGGTTTCGGCAAAAGATAAGTCTGGAGTAATAGGTGACGACGTCAAAATAATTGTTGATGAGGCCAGGCAGGTTACGTTAGAGCAAGCCGAGGCATACCAACCCACCGGGCGCAAGAAACGTACTCCTAAAGAGTCACGGATTAAAATGAAAGAGGTGAAAAGAACAATTAAACCGGAACAAAAATTATACATTAGACTTCACGATGCATCGGATAATGCTAAGCTTATTGAATTGAAAGAGATTGTCTCCTTACACAAAGGCGATTCTGAGGTTATTTTAGTTCTCGGTAAAGAGTCTAAAAAACAGGCCATAAAACTACCATTTAAAATAAACATTTCGGATGAAGTTATGGAACAATTAAAATATTTGGTTGGGGAAGAGAATATTGCAATAAAGTAGGTATATCTAGCCTAGGACCATAGTTATAAAATTTGCCCTGCCGAACGTAGCATAATGACCCCTAATGCAATCAAACAGATTACCGCACTATCGAGTAAGGGGTGTTTTATTATGAACTTCTCTCCCTTTTTTATTTTTTTTCTAAGGCTACTACCATGCGCCCCTGCGAGATACATTACAGACACGCCTATAATCGCTCCTACTAAATAGATGCCCCATGTCGATCCAGTGTATTTATTGGCATTTAATACTGACTTACTATCGCCTAAAATATGAGTCTGATTGGATTGAGTACTACTAACTGAGCCAGGAGGCAACGGATCAGCATACATCGCAACTACTACTGTTGAATGACCACTTTCGTTAAAGTTGTTACTATCAGCAATACCAAAACCTACTTCCGTAAAATCCTTATCAAGGAGATTGCGCTTATGTGACTCACTTTTCATCCAGCCATCTATTGTTGAGGCGCTGTCATTGAATCCGTATGCTAGATTTTCTCCAGCTTTTTGGTATTGATAATTTTCATTTGCAATAAACACCCAAGGGTCTTTACCTTCTGGCGTTTTGTGCGACCAGTAGTTTCGGTTAACCATATCCTCTGCTTTGTTTTGTGCGGCGTTTTGCAGTTGAGGATTAATTGTTAGAGCGTTCTCACCCGTAAGTTGACGTTGTGTATTAGTTGCACTTAGTAACTGCTGGGGAGTTATGTTTGAGTACGCGCCTAATACGGCTTGGTTGCTTTTTTGGAAAGGACTAAACAATACAATGATTAAAAAACCAATACTTGCAAAAAGCGGAATAAATGGGTAGTAATGCTTTAAATATTCTTTGGTGTGACGATGATTTGGTTTTAAGTTATTGTGTTTTTTTGTTTTTGGCGACTTGGCGCGACTCATGGTTTAACTATACAACAAGCTTAAGCTTCTCGCAAGACAAATAGAGCAATAGCAGTAGCTTGGGCTACATTAAAGGACTCTTTTTGACCATACATGGCAATCTCAACAATATCGTCACATTGGTTTAATAGGTCGTGAGGGATGCCGTCAACTTCAGTGCCAAGTAGCAGGGCACATTTAGTTGGCGGTTGGTAGTCATTTAGTTTTATGCTATTACTAGACTGCTCTAGTCCAATGATTGTATACCGATCATTTTTTAGCTTTCTTAGTAGTTGCTGGAGGTTATCTTCATAGCTCCAAGAAATGGAATTTTCTGCTCCAAGGGCTGTTTTCTTGATTTGATTAGTAAGCTTTTGGCTGATATGTGGCAAACGTTGATCAGAGTCAATGGTAGGGTACGGCGTAATCCCAGTCAGGTAAAAATGACTAACTCCAAATCCATCTGCAGTACGTAACAAAGATCCAACATTGTGGGTACTTCTAATGTCGTTTGCTATTATTACAATGTCACGCATTCACATAGTGTATCATTTGTGTTTAAATAGAGACATATGAATGTGGTTCAGATTGGTGGGTATGAACAATGAGTCAAGATGCTCGATTTGATGATGAACAGTCAACTTTAAAACGTGCTCGCATATTGGGATTGCCATATATCGATACCTCTCAAATTACCAATAAAATTCTGTATAAGGATGTCTTATCCAAAGATGAGCTTTACAGATTACGAATTATCCCTATTCAAGCAGACTCAAATTCAATTACTTTTGGTATCACTAATACAACATCTCAAACTACAATATCTAGCTTCAAGCAACGATTTTTAGACCAACAAACAAATTTTGCGTTAATTTCTGATAGTGGATACAGAGAATATATGCGTCTATATGATCCTCCACGGAAGGTAGAATACGAGGATATTAGTATTACTAACGCCGGAACCGAGGATCTTATTCAGAGGGTTTCTCAAATGCTTGAACAGGTACGCGCTGATGACATGTTGGCTTATCTAGTACATCAAGCTCATAAATTACAGGCATCCGATATTCACACTGAAAACCAGCGAGGATATGTACGGATTCGATTCCGAATCGACGGTGTACTCCACCCAATAGCAAGAATGACTCCAGAGAAATATCGAATTTTAGTTTCTGCTATTGCTAGCTCGGCAAACTTATCGACCCAGGCGCCAGATGCTCAACAAGGTCATATTGCCCAAAGAGTTAGGATGGCAGATGGTGCGGATGTGGATGTTAACTTACGAGTCGAAACCGTTCCAACAATCCATGGCATGGATATAGTTATGAGGCTGTTTAACTTAAGCCAAGATATGTATAATCTCGATAAATTAGGACTTAATCCCGAGGAAAGAAAAATAGTAGACGATATTATTGCCAAACCAACTGGCCTTGTTCTTGTTGTTGGGCCCACCGGCTCTGGAAAAACCACAACTCTTTATTCGATGCTCAATTCCCTTAATAATGATAGCCGAAAGATTATTACTATCGAAGATCCGGTTGAGTATCAGTTTGAGGGATTAACTCAGATTCCAGTCAATAGCAAAGGTACACAAGAAGTAAATTTTGCCGAAAAATTGCGGGCTGTATTACGTCTTGACCCTGATATCGTAATGGTTGGTGAGGTGCGAGATATGGATACTGCTAAAACTGCATTGCAAGCCTCCTTAACAGGTCACCTAGTGCTATCTACCTTCCATGCTGGTTCAGCCTCTGCAGCTCTAACTAGACTGGTTGATGTTATTGGCGCTAACCCGTTATTTGCATCTGCAATTCGGTTAGTTATGGCGCAAAGACTAGTTAGAAAGTTAGACGACAATACTAAACAGGCCTACACGCCTTCTGATAAAGAGAAAGACTATATATCTAGGGCTTTATCAGATTTGCCTGAAGACTTTGAAAAGCCAAATCTAAGTGCGCTACAACTTTACAAACCAGGTTCGTCTGCAGATAATCCTTATGGCTTTACAGGACAACTCGCCCTAAGAGAGCAGTTTATTATGACCGGTGAAATTTTAAAATTAATGCAAAACAGTAGCTCTGGCGCAACGACACAACAAATTGAAGAGGCAGCCATAAAGAGTGGCATGAAGACAATGCGTCATGACGCAATTCTTAAGGTTTGTGCGGGGCAAACTACGCTTGACGAAGTGATTCGTGTGCTTGGTTAAACAATAACCTTGGCAATTTCTGGCACTAACCGTTTATCAAGAACTGATGGAATAATTTCGTCAGGTGTTGGGTTTTCAACCAGACCGGCAATTGTTTTAGCTACAGCAAGCTTATGCTCGTCTGTAATTTTTTGTACTTTATTATCTAGTGCTCCCCGAAAAATACCAGGGAAAGCTAGGGCATTGTTGACTTGATTAGGGAAGTCACTTCGTCCAGTAGCGACAACTGATGCCCCGGCAGATTTAGCCTCGTCTGGCATAATTTCTGGGGTTGGATTAGCCATTGCAAAAATAATCGGATCGTTGGCCATGGTTTTTATATGTTCAGCGCTTAGTAAGCCACCTTTGGATACGCCAATAAATATATCAGCATTTTTTAGTGCATCCTCTAAGCTTCCGTTAACATTATTTTTGTTAGTAAATTCAAGCAGTTTTTTCTTTTCGTCATTAAGGTCGGTACGCTCTTTGCTGATGATACCTTTGCTGTCTACGGCTAAAATTTCGGGGTTGGCGTATAATTTAATAAGTTTAATTATTGCCGTACCAGCTGCGCCCGCTCCTACAACAACGATACGTGAGTTATCTAAATTTTTGTTGGTGATTTTAATAGCGTTTATCAGTCCTGCAAGTACTACAATTGCTGTACCGTGTTGATCATCATGAAAAACCGGGATAGATAGTTCCGTTTTTAGTCTATCTTCTACCTCAAAGCAAAGTGGGGCAGAAATATCTTCAAGATTAATTCCGCCAAAGCTAGGGGCAATTGCTTTAACTGTGGCGACTATCTCGTCTGCCGAGTGAACATCCAAAACAATTGGCAGAGCATCAATGTTTGCAAAATGCTTAAACAACATAGCCTTGCCCTCCATAACTGGTAGAGCGCCCTCGGGGCCAATATTGCCAAGCCCTAAAACAGCCGAACCGTCACTAACTACAGCCACTGTATTATTAGTCCATGTATATTCAGCTGTCTGTTCTGGATGGAGGGCAAGATGGCTACTTACCGCTCCTACTCCAGGGGTGTAGTATGTACTAAGTTGATCTTTAGTATCTAAACCATCTTTAAGTTCGATTGAAATCTTACCCTTTAGTTGTTTGTGTAGTTGCAGTGCTTTTTCTGAATAGTC from Candidatus Nomurabacteria bacterium harbors:
- a CDS encoding DNA polymerase III subunit alpha; amino-acid sequence: MGNKIVASDYVHLHNHTQYSLLDGLTKLPELLDFVCDSGMQAIAMTDHGTLSGAIEFYKLAQAKQIKPIIGIETYVASRKHTDKDPVKDKQRYHLILLAMNNTGYQNLMKLSTIANLDGYYYFPRIDHDLLEQYSEGVIALSACMGGELGDALKNGQYKTAKQIATWYQKTFKDRYYLEIQDHGHPDNPLYNEEQGEINKQVLQIGKELNIKVVVTCDAHYLKHEDQDAHEVLLCVGTGSLLSDEKRMSLKEFPLHVTDPKEIIKRWGTEHPEVIINTKEIADRCSVSIKLGDILIPKFPVPKKETEKTYLHKLVYQGLAWRYGNQSFEKSKELGVSKAQKTLPDNIAERASYELKVIDTMGFNGYFLIISDFINWGKNQGIVFGPGRGSAAGSIIAYALRITELDPMQYDLLFERFLNPDRISMPDIDIDIQDTRRDEVIQYCVEKYGSERVANIVTFGRMAARNAVRDTARVLNVPYADADRLAKMIPPPVQGRHIPLKKSLEDNFELKSEYQNNPVAKQVFDFATQLEGTIRSHGVHAAGVVIAPDDIVKYAPLERAQKGVISTQYSMGPIEELGLLKMDFLGLSNLSIIKNALRIIKKVHGKDIDIDNLPLDDDKTYKLLQAGDTTGVFQLESAGMKRYLKELKPSQFEDVVAMVALYRPGPMQFIDEFIGRKRGTMKIQYPHPSMENALKNTYGVLVYQEQVMQISKEVCGFSGGEADTLRKAIGKKNAELMAKMKDKMIVGGQNQSGISKSVMEKFWKQLEDFAAYCFNKSHAACYGLIAYQTAYLKAHYPSAFMAALMTSAYGDTDRLAIEIKECSNMGIEVLQPDVNESFLEFAVVPESLQIRFGMSAIKNVGTNAVEEILRVRQQNRNFKTIDDFFANVNPSIVNRKNIESLIKAGAFDSLADRLQLLDNLDLIMAFASKIQKEQNSGQTDLFGNLDGESARPELTLGPIVGSYNSNDKLFWERELLGLYISQHPLDAYKNILAETTVDIKQIKPSHDSKVVAIGGSVIDAREIVTKSGQKMAFIQLTNGEKEIELIVFPSVFQQTIGIWNKDTVVIVKGKVSAKDKSGVIGDDVKIIVDEARQVTLEQAEAYQPTGRKKRTPKESRIKMKEVKRTIKPEQKLYIRLHDASDNAKLIELKEIVSLHKGDSEVILVLGKESKKQAIKLPFKINISDEVMEQLKYLVGEENIAIK
- a CDS encoding CAP domain-containing protein produces the protein MSRAKSPKTKKHNNLKPNHRHTKEYLKHYYPFIPLFASIGFLIIVLFSPFQKSNQAVLGAYSNITPQQLLSATNTQRQLTGENALTINPQLQNAAQNKAEDMVNRNYWSHKTPEGKDPWVFIANENYQYQKAGENLAYGFNDSASTIDGWMKSESHKRNLLDKDFTEVGFGIADSNNFNESGHSTVVVAMYADPLPPGSVSSTQSNQTHILGDSKSVLNANKYTGSTWGIYLVGAIIGVSVMYLAGAHGSSLRKKIKKGEKFIIKHPLLDSAVICLIALGVIMLRSAGQIL
- a CDS encoding TrmH family RNA methyltransferase; translation: MRDIVIIANDIRSTHNVGSLLRTADGFGVSHFYLTGITPYPTIDSDQRLPHISQKLTNQIKKTALGAENSISWSYEDNLQQLLRKLKNDRYTIIGLEQSSNSIKLNDYQPPTKCALLLGTEVDGIPHDLLNQCDDIVEIAMYGQKESFNVAQATAIALFVLREA
- a CDS encoding type II/IV secretion system protein; the encoded protein is MSQDARFDDEQSTLKRARILGLPYIDTSQITNKILYKDVLSKDELYRLRIIPIQADSNSITFGITNTTSQTTISSFKQRFLDQQTNFALISDSGYREYMRLYDPPRKVEYEDISITNAGTEDLIQRVSQMLEQVRADDMLAYLVHQAHKLQASDIHTENQRGYVRIRFRIDGVLHPIARMTPEKYRILVSAIASSANLSTQAPDAQQGHIAQRVRMADGADVDVNLRVETVPTIHGMDIVMRLFNLSQDMYNLDKLGLNPEERKIVDDIIAKPTGLVLVVGPTGSGKTTTLYSMLNSLNNDSRKIITIEDPVEYQFEGLTQIPVNSKGTQEVNFAEKLRAVLRLDPDIVMVGEVRDMDTAKTALQASLTGHLVLSTFHAGSASAALTRLVDVIGANPLFASAIRLVMAQRLVRKLDDNTKQAYTPSDKEKDYISRALSDLPEDFEKPNLSALQLYKPGSSADNPYGFTGQLALREQFIMTGEILKLMQNSSSGATTQQIEEAAIKSGMKTMRHDAILKVCAGQTTLDEVIRVLG
- a CDS encoding NADP-dependent malic enzyme, which codes for MDYSEKALQLHKQLKGKISIELKDGLDTKDQLSTYYTPGVGAVSSHLALHPEQTAEYTWTNNTVAVVSDGSAVLGLGNIGPEGALPVMEGKAMLFKHFANIDALPIVLDVHSADEIVATVKAIAPSFGGINLEDISAPLCFEVEDRLKTELSIPVFHDDQHGTAIVVLAGLINAIKITNKNLDNSRIVVVGAGAAGTAIIKLIKLYANPEILAVDSKGIISKERTDLNDEKKKLLEFTNKNNVNGSLEDALKNADIFIGVSKGGLLSAEHIKTMANDPIIFAMANPTPEIMPDEAKSAGASVVATGRSDFPNQVNNALAFPGIFRGALDNKVQKITDEHKLAVAKTIAGLVENPTPDEIIPSVLDKRLVPEIAKVIV